A stretch of Pseudomonas sp. 7SR1 DNA encodes these proteins:
- a CDS encoding LysE family translocator, producing MDPHSVLAFTLVAAIAIASPGPATVMAINNSLAFGPRYAVWSSLGNACGLFCLSAAAVSGLGALLASSEWMFNAVKVLGAGYLLYLGVKQLFNKHPILIQEVQPDGKAITPSRMKLYKSAFLTAVTNPKATIFFTALFPQFINKDVALLPQFLLLTFIFMGLSLASLSVYAAAAAQVKSVLTRPALSIWIGRLVGSAFICFGAAILTVRRPVS from the coding sequence ATGGATCCGCACTCAGTTTTGGCTTTTACCCTAGTCGCAGCGATTGCCATCGCAAGCCCTGGCCCTGCGACCGTTATGGCGATCAATAACAGTTTGGCATTTGGGCCGCGTTATGCCGTATGGTCATCATTGGGCAACGCTTGCGGATTGTTCTGCTTATCGGCTGCTGCGGTGTCTGGCTTGGGCGCCCTGCTCGCAAGCTCCGAATGGATGTTCAATGCGGTGAAAGTCCTGGGTGCCGGTTACCTCTTATATCTGGGCGTGAAGCAGTTGTTCAACAAGCATCCAATCCTCATTCAGGAAGTGCAGCCGGATGGCAAAGCGATTACACCGTCACGTATGAAACTCTACAAGTCGGCTTTCCTGACCGCCGTCACCAATCCTAAGGCAACGATATTCTTTACCGCCCTGTTCCCGCAGTTTATTAACAAGGACGTCGCGCTGCTGCCACAATTCCTGCTACTCACCTTCATCTTCATGGGTTTGTCGCTGGCTTCATTGAGCGTTTATGCCGCCGCTGCGGCTCAGGTCAAAAGTGTACTGACCCGCCCAGCACTCTCCATATGGATCGGCAGGCTCGTAGGCTCAGCATTCATCTGCTTCGGCGCTGCCATTTTGACGGTACGCCGCCCAGTTTCTTGA
- a CDS encoding HlyD family type I secretion periplasmic adaptor subunit produces MPSNKSSSVDMSTLPIDDAPARRIGYLMLLVTFGLFGGWATLAPLDSAALAPGVVTVKSYRKTVQHLEGGIVRELRVHDGDLVKAGDVLMVLDNTQARSEMEAMRSQLVAALELQARLEAERDGLPEPVAVHSLDPSDPRVREARDSEARIFQTRRTSLLGEVGLQETTIGQIEEQIRGLKNIIASKQALAASYEEEIVDLRALLAEGYVDKQRLREQERSLSRLRAEIAESQSGIAQARVHADEAKLKILQLKKTFASEVAGLLGDTRSKVYELRERLATLQDRDQRTDIVAPESGMVMGMTVHTLGAVVSPGTALLDIVPANEELIVEAQVSPMDIDRIALGKLASMRFSAFKSGTTPVIEGQLVQLSADRLTNKDTGAAYYLARVALTDNGRRTLGSLTLVPGMPVEVLLNTGERTLLQYLMQPASNAFARSLIED; encoded by the coding sequence ATGCCAAGCAATAAGTCCTCATCCGTCGACATGTCCACACTGCCGATCGATGACGCTCCGGCACGGCGCATCGGGTATCTGATGCTGCTGGTCACCTTTGGCCTGTTCGGCGGCTGGGCCACCCTGGCGCCCCTGGACAGCGCGGCACTGGCCCCAGGGGTGGTCACGGTCAAGAGCTACCGCAAGACCGTACAGCACCTGGAAGGCGGCATCGTGCGGGAACTGCGGGTGCATGACGGCGACCTGGTAAAAGCCGGCGATGTGCTGATGGTGCTGGACAACACCCAGGCACGTTCGGAAATGGAAGCCATGCGCAGCCAGTTGGTGGCGGCGCTTGAACTGCAGGCCCGCCTCGAAGCTGAGCGGGACGGGCTGCCCGAGCCCGTCGCCGTGCACTCCCTTGACCCCTCCGACCCGCGCGTGCGCGAAGCTCGGGACAGCGAAGCACGGATCTTCCAGACGCGACGGACCTCGCTTCTGGGCGAAGTCGGCCTGCAAGAGACGACGATCGGCCAGATCGAGGAACAGATTCGCGGACTCAAGAACATCATCGCCAGCAAGCAGGCGCTGGCGGCGTCCTATGAAGAAGAGATTGTCGATTTGCGGGCCTTGCTCGCCGAAGGCTACGTGGACAAGCAGCGCCTGCGGGAACAGGAACGCAGCCTGTCGCGCCTGCGGGCCGAAATCGCCGAAAGCCAGTCCGGGATTGCCCAGGCACGCGTCCATGCCGACGAAGCGAAGCTGAAGATACTGCAATTGAAGAAAACCTTCGCCAGTGAGGTGGCAGGCCTGCTGGGTGACACACGGAGCAAGGTGTATGAGTTGCGCGAGCGCCTCGCCACCCTGCAGGACCGCGACCAGCGCACCGACATCGTCGCGCCTGAGTCGGGCATGGTCATGGGCATGACGGTGCACACCCTGGGCGCGGTGGTCAGCCCGGGCACTGCGTTGCTGGATATCGTCCCGGCCAACGAAGAACTGATCGTCGAGGCGCAGGTTTCGCCCATGGACATCGATCGCATCGCCCTCGGCAAGCTGGCGAGCATGCGTTTCAGTGCGTTCAAGAGTGGCACCACGCCGGTGATCGAAGGGCAACTGGTGCAGCTGTCCGCTGACCGCCTGACCAACAAGGACACCGGTGCGGCCTACTACCTGGCGCGGGTGGCGCTGACAGACAATGGGCGTCGCACGCTGGGCAGCCTAACCCTGGTGCCGGGCATGCCGGTCGAAGTGCTGCTCAATACCGGGGAGCGGACGCTGTTGCAGTACTTGATGCAGCCCGCCAGCAATGCATTTGCCCGTTCGTTGATCGAGGACTGA
- a CDS encoding TolC family outer membrane protein has protein sequence MKSLIAIGLLAVSMSALADTEAPLPYVDLWQLHQEAQGADPRILRAQALTRSGDGNERAALGRLLPQLNASSSVNRSRRDDDLGRIQYNGKRMAVVLNQVLYDPQVWRSYQKYVELAQKSQYESDDTQVQSSIDLSERYFAVLAAEDELSLVRSELAATERNLKRIKALYARQMAMVTDTLDLEARVDALKADEIEAGNKVQVSREAISELVGRDVQEPLKRIGDNPAFTLPPQTPDDWIRMALDSNPALHAREHNIRAAEAAIGEAKAGHLPRLGLNLTAQRSDIGYEGALTPRSDNLVASLDLQVPLYSGGSTSARVSSSESDREVAQQELEALRRQVVKETRTAYLGMMAELSRIKATRRALESAEKSRTATEKAFGYGVKNAVDVLDSIKDEFRARRDFYQSQYRFVTSLLVLHRWSGRLGDGDIRKTNEWLVAPNN, from the coding sequence ATGAAGTCTCTGATCGCGATCGGCCTGCTCGCTGTGTCGATGAGCGCCTTGGCTGACACTGAAGCGCCGCTGCCTTATGTCGATCTTTGGCAACTGCACCAGGAGGCGCAAGGGGCCGATCCCCGTATCCTGCGGGCACAGGCCCTGACTCGTAGCGGTGACGGCAATGAGCGGGCGGCCTTGGGCCGCTTGCTGCCGCAGCTCAATGCCAGCAGCAGTGTCAACCGCAGCCGGCGGGACGATGACCTGGGGCGAATCCAGTACAACGGCAAACGCATGGCCGTGGTACTCAATCAGGTGCTCTACGACCCGCAGGTCTGGCGCAGTTATCAGAAGTACGTCGAGCTGGCCCAGAAAAGCCAGTACGAATCCGACGACACCCAGGTGCAGTCCAGCATCGACTTGTCCGAACGCTACTTCGCCGTACTGGCGGCGGAGGATGAACTGTCCCTGGTGCGCAGCGAACTGGCCGCCACCGAGCGCAACCTCAAGCGGATCAAGGCGCTGTATGCACGCCAGATGGCGATGGTGACCGATACCCTCGACCTCGAGGCGCGAGTGGATGCGCTCAAGGCCGACGAGATCGAGGCCGGCAACAAGGTCCAGGTCAGCCGCGAAGCCATTTCCGAATTGGTGGGGCGGGACGTCCAGGAACCTCTCAAGCGTATCGGCGACAACCCAGCCTTCACTCTGCCGCCGCAGACTCCGGACGATTGGATACGGATGGCCCTGGACAGCAACCCGGCCTTGCATGCCCGGGAGCACAATATCCGCGCCGCCGAGGCCGCCATCGGCGAAGCCAAGGCGGGCCATTTGCCGCGCCTGGGCCTGAACCTCACCGCGCAGCGCAGTGATATCGGCTATGAGGGCGCGTTGACGCCACGCTCGGACAATCTCGTTGCCTCCCTCGATTTGCAGGTCCCTCTCTACAGTGGCGGCTCCACCAGCGCCCGGGTATCGAGTTCCGAGAGCGACAGGGAGGTCGCCCAGCAAGAGCTGGAGGCGCTGAGGCGCCAGGTGGTCAAGGAAACCCGCACGGCTTACCTCGGCATGATGGCCGAACTCAGCCGGATCAAGGCGACACGCCGCGCGCTGGAGTCCGCCGAGAAGTCACGGACGGCCACGGAAAAAGCCTTCGGTTATGGCGTCAAGAACGCCGTCGATGTGCTGGACAGCATCAAGGATGAGTTTCGTGCACGGCGTGATTTCTACCAGTCCCAGTACCGGTTCGTTACCAGCCTGCTGGTGCTGCACCGCTGGAGCGGAAGGCTGGGGGACGGGGATATTCGCAAGACCAACGAGTGGCTTGTTGCGCCAAATAACTAG
- a CDS encoding AzlD family protein, whose product MSIETSGFGTLYIILIMAIVTLATRWGGVFVMSFVPINYRVQQFISAMSGSVLVAVLTPMAITGDNGARLALLTTAIVMLTLHKSLPASAAGILMAALFRQLQVVL is encoded by the coding sequence ATGAGCATTGAAACTTCAGGCTTCGGCACGCTGTACATCATTCTGATCATGGCAATTGTCACGCTCGCCACCCGGTGGGGCGGCGTATTCGTGATGTCATTTGTGCCCATCAACTACCGGGTGCAGCAATTCATCAGTGCCATGTCCGGATCGGTACTGGTGGCGGTGCTGACACCGATGGCAATTACGGGTGATAACGGCGCGCGACTCGCATTGCTAACGACCGCCATCGTGATGCTAACACTGCACAAATCTCTTCCGGCGAGTGCAGCCGGGATTTTGATGGCAGCATTGTTCAGGCAGCTTCAGGTCGTCTTGTAA
- a CDS encoding AzlC family ABC transporter permease, giving the protein MVLSVDASSVELDKYEIWSGFKQLLPISMFVVVFAIAFGLAAAQTGLSEASTLLMSILVFAGAAQFAVLDLWGQHVPVIPLVITVFAINARHLLMGATLYPWLRELPRAKRYGVMMVVSDANWAMSMQAFNSGKRGMGLLFGGGLALWSAWSLGSWLGLKFGSVIQNPVSLGLDMVMGCFLLAMVLGGQKNLRMLIIWSVAAAASLSAYLYLPENSHVVTGALAGGLLGAFWPEKKNEH; this is encoded by the coding sequence ATGGTGTTAAGTGTCGATGCAAGCTCCGTAGAGTTGGATAAATACGAAATATGGAGCGGCTTCAAACAGCTCTTGCCGATCTCCATGTTCGTTGTGGTCTTTGCGATTGCCTTCGGGCTTGCTGCCGCGCAGACAGGGCTGAGCGAAGCGTCAACTCTTCTAATGAGTATTCTGGTATTCGCTGGCGCAGCACAATTTGCAGTGCTTGACCTCTGGGGTCAGCACGTCCCGGTAATACCGTTGGTGATCACGGTATTCGCGATCAATGCCCGCCATCTGTTGATGGGAGCAACCCTGTACCCCTGGTTACGCGAACTACCACGCGCCAAGCGTTACGGCGTGATGATGGTGGTTTCCGACGCCAACTGGGCGATGTCGATGCAGGCGTTCAACAGCGGCAAGCGAGGCATGGGACTGCTGTTTGGGGGCGGTCTTGCGCTGTGGTCGGCTTGGTCGCTTGGCAGTTGGCTGGGGCTGAAGTTTGGAAGCGTCATTCAAAACCCAGTGAGTCTGGGCCTCGACATGGTGATGGGCTGTTTTCTTCTCGCGATGGTGCTCGGAGGCCAAAAAAACCTGCGCATGTTGATCATCTGGAGTGTGGCGGCCGCAGCGTCCTTATCGGCCTACTTGTATTTGCCTGAAAACAGTCACGTTGTTACTGGAGCATTGGCCGGCGGTTTACTGGGCGCCTTCTGGCCGGAGAAAAAGAATGAGCATTGA
- a CDS encoding NADH:flavin oxidoreductase codes for MSIPDTSILFRPFSIRSLELKNRIVMAPMTRLFSPDGIPSEASAAYYRRRAEGGVGLILSEGTVIDRPASRNDGGIPFFHGDAALAGWKNVIDAVHGAGGRMAPQIWHTGSTRYINDWEPDAPVESPSGLVSPGDPRGVAMSEEDIADTVAAFAKAAADAKRLGFDTVEIHGAHGYLIDQFFWSGSNLRTDRYGGPSIKERSRFASEIVSAVRQAVGPEFPIIMRVSQWKQQDYGVRIAETPAVMEDWLLPLVEAGVDVLHCSQRRFWEPEFPDIDGENGLNCAGWAKKVTGATTISVGSVGLDNDVTHAFAGEGSLPASLDRLVERMEREEFDLIAVGRVLLSDMDWVAKVEKGDYAGLKGFNPASLAELV; via the coding sequence ATGTCGATCCCCGATACCAGCATCTTATTCCGTCCTTTTTCCATCCGGTCGCTCGAACTGAAGAATCGTATTGTCATGGCACCCATGACGCGTCTGTTCTCACCCGATGGCATTCCGAGTGAAGCGAGTGCTGCCTATTACCGGCGACGAGCAGAAGGAGGTGTCGGGCTGATTCTGTCGGAAGGCACCGTGATCGATCGTCCGGCATCGCGTAATGATGGCGGCATCCCATTTTTTCATGGCGACGCGGCGCTGGCGGGATGGAAAAACGTGATCGATGCGGTCCACGGCGCGGGCGGACGCATGGCCCCACAGATCTGGCACACCGGTTCCACGCGTTACATCAACGACTGGGAGCCGGATGCGCCAGTGGAGAGCCCTTCGGGCCTCGTTTCGCCAGGTGATCCGCGTGGCGTGGCGATGAGTGAAGAGGACATTGCCGACACGGTAGCAGCGTTCGCCAAGGCCGCAGCAGATGCCAAGCGACTGGGCTTCGATACCGTGGAGATCCACGGAGCCCATGGTTATCTGATCGACCAGTTTTTCTGGTCTGGCAGCAATCTGCGCACCGACCGCTACGGCGGCCCGTCCATCAAGGAACGCTCGCGCTTTGCCAGCGAGATCGTGTCTGCTGTTCGTCAGGCGGTGGGTCCTGAATTCCCGATCATCATGCGTGTCAGCCAGTGGAAGCAGCAGGACTACGGCGTGCGCATCGCTGAGACACCCGCAGTGATGGAGGACTGGCTGCTGCCACTGGTCGAGGCCGGTGTCGACGTCCTGCACTGCTCGCAGCGACGTTTCTGGGAACCTGAGTTTCCCGACATTGACGGTGAGAACGGGCTGAACTGCGCGGGGTGGGCGAAGAAGGTCACGGGAGCCACGACCATCAGCGTCGGTTCGGTCGGGCTGGATAACGATGTCACTCACGCTTTTGCCGGCGAGGGATCGCTCCCGGCCAGCCTGGATCGGCTCGTTGAACGCATGGAGCGCGAAGAGTTCGATCTGATCGCCGTAGGGCGTGTCCTGCTGAGTGACATGGATTGGGTCGCCAAAGTGGAAAAAGGCGATTACGCAGGCCTGAAGGGCTTCAATCCGGCATCTTTGGCTGAATTGGTTTGA
- a CDS encoding M10 family metallopeptidase has protein sequence MPSPLGYSFVSSAKLTGNAQIDSLIYGTYWMGTWSNGAFTTPLTYSFMTTDSLFARFYSDDNEYEAGYVLSSAQQSSIVDALGAWSSVANIKFTQVTETSTNVGDLRFGGYGDMDTGTAAWAYYPSRTPSGGDVWIGPVTNNPAPVEGTYDYLTFMHEIGHALGLKHPFDQGLSNATVLASQYDDVRYTIMSYDNAYSYEPTTPMLLDIAAIQRLYGANTQWQAGNNTYSWASDQSVFETIWDAGGTDTIDASNQVAAVRINLNEGQFSKIGKTFLDPSDKVFSEGLAIAYGAKIENAVGSAFNDSLIGNALGNVLNGLAGKDSMAGGAGNDTYVVDDAGDIVSETSTLATEIDTVRSSVTWALGANLENLTLSGNSSINGTGNALNNTLIGNDGNNVLNGSAGRDTLIGGAGNDTYVLDQAAELTLLRESVSQGTDSLVIAYAASSANSVVDLNLSNLGSIENVTLSGAGAFSVSGNSLNNSLVGNAAANVLNGQGGADTLDGGAGNDTYYVDNVGDTVIERGASILEVDSVISSISYTLGANLEVLTLSGTAGISGTGNGLNNRITGNAGANTLDGGIGIDTLAGGTGNDTYVVDNLKDVVSETSTLASEIDTVRSSVTWTLGANLENLTLTGTAAINGTGNALGNVLTGNAGNNLLNGGAGRDTLIGGAGNDTYVLDQAGELALLQEAADQGTDSLAIGYASSSPGTLVDLTLSNLRNIENVTLSGAGVFTVVGNDQDNRLIGNAAVNTLRGGAGNDYLDGGAGADTLTGGTDDDTYTVDNLGDKVVEAAGEGRDLIRAAVSYTLSTNVEDGQLLGTAALNLVGNVLDNSLIGNAAANVLNGQGGADTLDGGAGNDTYYVDNVGDTVIERGASILEVDSVISSISYTLGANLEALTLSGTAGISGTGNGLNNRITGNAGANTLDGGIGIDTLAGGTGNDTYVVDNLKDVVSETSTLASEIDTVRSSVTWTLGANLENLTLTGTAAINGTGNALGNVLTGNAGNNLLNGGAGRDTLIGGAGNDTYVLDQAGELALLQEAADQGTDSLAIGYASSSPGTVVDLTLSNLRNIENVTLSGAGVFTVVGNDQDNRLIGNAAVNTLRGGAGNDYLDGGAGADTLTGGTDDDTYTVDNVGDKVVEAAGEGRDLIRAAVSYTLSTNVEDGQLLGTAALNLVGNALDNSLVGNAAANVLNGQGGADTLDGGAGNDTYYVDNVGDTVIERGASILEVDSVISSISYTLGANLEALTLSGTAGISGTGNGLNNRITGNAGANTLDGGIGIDTLAGGTGNDTYVVDNLKDVVSETSTLASEIDTVRSSVTWTLGANLENLTLTGTAAINGTGNALGNVLTGNVGNNVLNGGAGNDQLDGGAGADMLVGGLGTDTLTGGEGADRFVFSALNELGKGGIRDVILDFNSLQGDKLDLSKLDANILTTAINPFSFIDSNVFTGAGQLRFVDNVLYGNINGSLDADFEIQLVGVNTFSANDLVA, from the coding sequence ATGCCTAGTCCACTCGGTTATTCATTTGTTTCATCTGCAAAGCTGACGGGCAATGCGCAAATCGATAGCTTGATCTACGGCACCTACTGGATGGGTACCTGGAGCAACGGCGCGTTTACGACGCCCTTGACCTACAGCTTCATGACCACCGACTCGCTTTTCGCCCGCTTCTACAGCGACGACAATGAGTACGAGGCCGGCTACGTGCTGTCGTCAGCGCAGCAGAGCAGCATCGTCGATGCGCTCGGTGCGTGGAGTTCTGTCGCCAACATCAAGTTCACCCAGGTCACCGAGACTTCCACCAACGTCGGCGACCTGCGATTCGGTGGCTATGGGGACATGGACACTGGCACTGCGGCCTGGGCCTATTATCCAAGTCGAACCCCCAGCGGCGGTGATGTCTGGATCGGCCCGGTCACGAACAACCCCGCGCCGGTCGAGGGCACCTACGATTACCTGACCTTTATGCATGAGATCGGTCATGCCCTGGGTCTGAAGCATCCGTTCGACCAAGGCTTGTCGAACGCTACGGTGCTGGCTTCCCAGTACGACGATGTCCGCTACACCATCATGAGTTACGACAACGCGTACTCCTATGAGCCGACCACGCCCATGTTGCTGGACATCGCTGCCATCCAGCGGCTTTACGGCGCAAATACCCAGTGGCAGGCTGGCAATAACACCTATAGCTGGGCGAGCGACCAATCGGTTTTCGAAACGATCTGGGACGCTGGCGGCACCGATACGATCGATGCCAGCAATCAAGTGGCAGCGGTGCGCATCAACCTCAATGAAGGCCAGTTCAGCAAGATCGGCAAGACGTTCCTGGACCCCAGCGACAAGGTTTTCAGTGAAGGCCTCGCGATCGCCTATGGCGCGAAAATAGAAAACGCAGTCGGCTCGGCCTTCAACGACAGCCTGATCGGTAACGCGCTGGGCAACGTGCTGAACGGTCTTGCCGGCAAGGACAGCATGGCCGGTGGGGCAGGCAATGACACCTATGTGGTTGACGATGCAGGGGACATCGTCAGTGAAACCAGCACCCTGGCCACTGAAATCGACACCGTGCGTTCTTCGGTGACCTGGGCCTTGGGCGCCAACCTGGAAAATCTCACGCTGTCCGGCAACAGCTCCATCAATGGCACCGGCAACGCTCTGAATAACACGCTGATCGGTAATGACGGCAACAACGTCCTGAACGGCTCAGCCGGGCGGGACACGCTCATCGGTGGCGCCGGGAATGACACTTATGTGCTCGACCAGGCCGCTGAGCTGACACTGCTGCGCGAGAGCGTCAGCCAGGGTACCGACAGCCTGGTCATCGCGTACGCTGCGAGTTCGGCAAACAGCGTTGTTGACCTGAACCTCAGCAATCTGGGCAGCATCGAAAATGTCACCCTGAGTGGTGCGGGGGCCTTCTCCGTAAGCGGCAACAGCCTGAACAACAGCCTCGTCGGCAACGCTGCCGCCAACGTGCTCAATGGCCAGGGCGGTGCGGACACCCTGGACGGCGGTGCCGGCAATGACACCTATTACGTGGACAACGTCGGCGACACGGTGATCGAGCGCGGTGCTTCGATTCTCGAAGTCGACAGCGTCATTTCCTCCATCAGCTACACCCTCGGCGCCAACCTCGAGGTCCTGACCCTGAGCGGCACAGCCGGCATCAGCGGCACCGGCAACGGGTTGAACAACCGCATCACGGGTAACGCCGGGGCCAACACCCTGGACGGTGGCATCGGTATCGATACCCTGGCCGGCGGCACGGGTAATGACACCTATGTAGTGGACAACCTCAAGGACGTGGTCAGCGAAACCAGCACCCTGGCCAGCGAAATCGACACCGTACGCTCCTCGGTGACCTGGACCCTGGGCGCCAACCTGGAAAACCTGACCCTGACCGGCACGGCCGCCATCAACGGTACCGGCAATGCCCTGGGCAATGTCCTGACCGGTAACGCCGGCAACAACCTGCTGAACGGCGGCGCCGGGCGGGACACCCTGATCGGCGGTGCCGGCAATGACACCTATGTGCTCGATCAGGCCGGTGAGCTGGCGTTGCTGCAGGAAGCGGCAGACCAGGGCACCGACAGTCTGGCCATTGGGTACGCGTCGAGTTCGCCGGGCACCTTGGTGGACCTGACCCTCAGCAATCTGCGCAACATCGAAAACGTCACCCTGAGCGGTGCCGGCGTATTCACCGTGGTCGGCAACGACCAGGACAATCGCCTGATCGGCAACGCCGCGGTGAACACCTTGCGGGGCGGTGCCGGCAACGATTACCTTGATGGCGGCGCGGGGGCCGATACCTTGACCGGCGGCACCGACGACGACACCTATACCGTCGACAACCTCGGCGACAAGGTGGTCGAAGCGGCAGGCGAAGGTCGCGACCTGATCCGCGCAGCGGTCAGCTATACCTTGTCGACCAACGTCGAGGACGGCCAGTTGCTTGGCACGGCTGCGCTCAACCTTGTCGGCAACGTCCTGGACAACAGCCTGATCGGCAACGCTGCCGCCAACGTGCTCAATGGCCAGGGCGGTGCGGACACCCTGGACGGCGGTGCCGGCAATGACACCTATTACGTGGACAACGTCGGCGACACGGTGATCGAGCGCGGTGCTTCGATTCTCGAAGTCGACAGCGTCATTTCCTCCATCAGCTACACCCTCGGCGCCAACCTCGAGGCCCTGACCCTGAGCGGCACAGCCGGCATCAGCGGCACCGGCAACGGGTTGAACAACCGCATCACGGGTAACGCCGGGGCCAACACCCTGGACGGTGGCATCGGTATCGATACCCTGGCCGGCGGCACGGGTAATGACACCTATGTAGTCGACAACCTCAAGGACGTGGTCAGCGAAACCAGCACCCTGGCCAGCGAAATCGACACCGTACGCTCCTCGGTGACCTGGACCCTGGGCGCCAACCTGGAAAACCTGACCCTGACCGGCACGGCCGCCATCAACGGCACCGGCAATGCCCTGGGCAATGTCCTGACCGGTAACGCCGGCAACAACCTGCTGAACGGCGGCGCCGGGCGGGACACCCTGATCGGCGGTGCCGGCAATGACACCTATGTGCTCGATCAGGCCGGTGAGCTGGCGTTGCTGCAGGAAGCGGCAGACCAGGGCACCGACAGTCTGGCCATTGGGTACGCGTCGAGTTCGCCGGGCACCGTGGTGGACCTGACCCTCAGCAATCTGCGCAACATCGAAAACGTCACCCTGAGCGGTGCCGGCGTATTCACCGTGGTCGGCAACGACCAGGACAATCGCCTGATCGGCAACGCCGCGGTGAACACCCTGCGGGGCGGTGCCGGCAACGATTACCTTGATGGCGGCGCGGGGGCCGATACCTTGACCGGCGGCACCGATGACGACACCTATACCGTCGACAACGTCGGCGACAAGGTGGTCGAAGCGGCAGGCGAAGGTCGCGACCTGATCCGCGCAGCGGTCAGCTATACCTTGTCGACCAACGTCGAGGACGGCCAGTTGCTTGGCACGGCTGCGCTCAACCTTGTCGGCAACGCCCTGGACAACAGCCTCGTCGGCAACGCTGCCGCCAACGTGCTCAATGGTCAGGGCGGTGCGGACACCCTGGACGGCGGTGCCGGCAATGACACCTATTACGTGGACAACGTCGGCGACACGGTGATCGAGCGCGGCGCTTCGATTCTCGAAGTCGACAGCGTCATTTCCTCCATCAGCTACACCCTCGGCGCCAACCTCGAGGCCCTGACCCTGAGCGGCACAGCCGGCATCAGCGGCACCGGCAACGGGTTGAACAACCGCATCACGGGTAACGCCGGGGCCAACACCCTGGACGGTGGCATCGGTATCGATACCCTGGCCGGCGGCACGGGTAATGACACCTATGTAGTGGACAACCTCAAGGACGTGGTCAGCGAAACCAGCACCCTGGCCAGCGAAATCGACACCGTACGCTCTTCGGTGACCTGGACCCTGGGCGCCAACCTGGAAAACCTGACCCTGACCGGCACGGCCGCCATCAACGGCACCGGCAATGCCCTGGGCAATGTCCTGACCGGTAACGTCGGCAACAACGTGCTGAACGGCGGCGCAGGCAACGACCAACTCGATGGCGGTGCGGGCGCCGACATGCTGGTGGGCGGGCTGGGCACGGATACCCTGACAGGTGGCGAGGGAGCCGATCGATTCGTCTTCAGTGCACTGAACGAGTTGGGCAAGGGGGGGATTCGCGATGTCATTCTCGACTTCAACAGCCTCCAGGGCGATAAGCTTGACCTGTCGAAACTGGATGCCAACATCCTGACCACCGCGATCAACCCGTTCAGCTTCATCGACTCGAACGTCTTTACCGGTGCAGGGCAGTTGCGCTTCGTCGATAACGTACTCTACGGCAATATCAACGGTAGCCTGGACGCGGATTTCGAGATCCAGCTGGTAGGGGTCAATACTTTCAGCGCCAACGACCTGGTCGCGTGA
- a CDS encoding winged helix-turn-helix transcriptional regulator: MLELKPQCFSSECPSRALFDQIADKWSMMVLAVLDDGPHRFNAIKRRLEGVTQKALTQCLRRLERNGLVSRQIISFSPVAVQYQITPLGQTLQQPFRELHKWTLDKLPEVEAARSKFDEAAEQKPAV; encoded by the coding sequence ATGCTGGAATTGAAGCCGCAATGCTTTTCGTCGGAGTGCCCAAGCCGGGCGCTGTTCGACCAGATCGCGGACAAGTGGTCAATGATGGTTTTGGCGGTGCTCGATGACGGACCGCATCGCTTCAACGCCATCAAGCGCCGCCTGGAGGGCGTCACCCAGAAGGCACTGACACAGTGCCTGCGGCGACTGGAACGAAATGGTCTCGTCTCGCGCCAGATCATTTCGTTCTCACCTGTGGCGGTGCAGTATCAGATCACCCCACTGGGTCAAACGCTGCAGCAGCCATTTCGCGAACTGCATAAATGGACGCTCGACAAACTACCCGAGGTCGAAGCGGCCCGGTCGAAGTTCGACGAGGCCGCGGAGCAAAAGCCGGCGGTGTGA